In Epinephelus lanceolatus isolate andai-2023 chromosome 7, ASM4190304v1, whole genome shotgun sequence, the genomic stretch CCAGACGCCGCGCACCGGACTCAGTGTGGCTCTACGCTATTTGCTACTTCTGCAATCCCCAGCAGCTCTTCTTCCTACTTTTGTCAATGAATGACTTCATTTGGCTGATTCAGCAGCAGTGTCCAGCACTGTCTCCTACACACAGTCTCACCTGTAGAGCGTCCTTGGTGAGAATGAAGGGTTTCATGGGAGGTCTGGCTGGCTGAGCTGGCTGCTTGACAGCACCCTTCAGACCATCCATCCTCTTGAGTATCTCCACCTCCTGGTCGATGCTCTCTATTTCCTCCAGACACACAGTGACCCATCTCCGGACATTCAGAAGGTAAAAATCTCTAGTGACTTCATCGTCGGCCTGACCACTGTCCACAGCTCTCCGTACATCTGACAGTTTGGCTTCCAGCTCCTTCTTCTGGCGGTACCGCTCGATCTTAGCTTGTCTCTGTGCTGCCATGGAAACAAGGTCTGATGGGCAGGGGACAGTCTAGAACAAGAAGAACATGTCACAGTTCAGAGTGTCATCTGATTCATTTTCAAACTATGCTCAAAGTGACACTGTAATAGACTGAGTTATTCTAAAGCATAGTGCTTCCTTCCTCTGTCTACTTTGCATCCATTCACTCGGGCGTAATTAGTCCTTCCTTATTAATATTGCCAGCAGACAGTATCACCCAAACAGCACAGTCCAGCCAAGACTTCCATTGCTTTCTGTTTTACCCTGCTCATAGTCAGCTGGTGTTTATATGTAGAGCTATTGTTGATAAGAACTGAGCGCTTCCTGCATgcccttcacaataaaagtattTTCATCTAAAGCCAGTTTTAGACCAGTACAATTAAAAGCAAAGTTGGCTCATATTATTAAAAGATGgcttgaataaaaaaaagaagatctAATGACTGATTTGGAAAAATTCAGGATTTTTTGTTAGGAAAAACTGAGGGGCGTAACAGATTCATTTTATCTCTGATGAAGCAAGTTAAGTGAGAGTGTAAACCAGGGTTGATCCCTTTTCTGCTCAGTTTGCTTCAGCCAGCCCTCTGTGAGTCACCTGCCTACACGGCTGCTTACTCAAATGTTCCATTATAACTTCAGTTGCCAATTTATTGGGTATACCTAGCTAAAATGAACAAAATCTGATGCAACACGATACCTTCAGGGAGGTTATactgttcagtttttgtttagaAGAGGCATTCATTAAATGGTCGGATCATTTTGGtgactgcagtttgtggtgctgaTGAATTGTACTGcattatattgtttgtttttgtgtgtgtgtgcttgccaTACGTTCTGCTTTTACACTTTACATTCAGATAAACAAAACCTTctcaaaataattttttttcagtgagcGTATTGTGTGAAGACAGACTTGACCAAAGCTGAAGCCAACCTTTAGGTACAGATTTTGGCTCCTCTCCCCACCTCTGATAACAGGTAGAAAGCACAACCTTCAAACAGTTTCCAACTAAGGTGACAAATGGGGGCGGAAAGCTTTGTCAGTATTACGGACAAAATTGTAactaaaaagccaaaaaaacaacaaaaacaaaaaaagcttgCATATTCTTGAACCCCTGAACATAACCAAACCATAAATAAGGTTCTCAGAATCAGCTAATATCAGATAACTTGTTATATTCATACACCTATCATAACATCAACTTACATAGCATAACATTAGCAATCCTCTATGCTGCTGTTGTAAGCTCTGTTTTGCATGGAAGCTCCATGCAAAAGATCAAGGTTGTGTCACTGTGTACCTGAAAATCTCAAGTTAACTTTgagggaaaataaaaatcactccCACCAACAGGGGGAACCTCTGATATGATATGTACCACTAGAACAGTAACATACCAATAGCCACTGTCTGATTGCAGCTGCTGATGCTGCTATTGATGATtgagtttaatttatttatttgcacatacatgtgtatagacaagacaaaacaaaaaacactgaaaagttTAAATGTGCAGGAAAGGTTGGAAGCCAAAAAATGGCTTATGGCGATACCTCCCCTATTAAATaactataaataaaaacaaaaagataaaaacattaattGCATGATTgatcaaaatttcaaaactacacaataataaaacattgaTAGAAATGTACCAATTACATAAATATTGTATTTACAAGCTAAAATGTATTCCAAATGGATCAATGAAGCATTAAGAGTCTTTGCAgattaaagttttgtttttgaagtgATGAAAGTAGGTGGTCCCAAAGAGACAGTCCTCTGTATTTCATAAAGTATTGATGAAGGGCAGTCCAACAATATGGGAGATTAAAGTCCTTAGAGCAGggatgtcaaactcattttaggtGATGGCCACATAtagcccaatttgatctcaaggGGGCCGGACCAGTGAAACCACTGCATTTATAGATTATCTATAAATAACAACCTCTTCAAATTTTTCCCCTTTTATATTGTAAAGAAGTGGCTACAagtacattttgaaaatgttcatccatttacaaaacaaataattaccagCCCGTGATATCTTGTGAAATAtatgtgcaaattcaacagaatgtctcagtttttccacattcagtcagtctactactCACTTTCATTACGTgtacttttttcattattttccattcacactaaagtggaagctattgAAGAAGCAggtcagggctcaacaataagaattgcccgattgcccagggcaagtaaaactcaaggtcgggcatgtaaactaacaactcacttgcccgatcgggcaagttgctaaaaatagtaacagttaataactaattgataaaataaatgtattttaaaacgtgctccttctgctctgatgcagcggtctctctgcctgaagtcacaggcacagctgtgtaacaatgtcctgcccacagtccccattgatattattttgcacgATGGAcccttcatataataacataacaatatactatttatggtgttatgtcatcgtgccATTTCCGTCTCTATATACGTCACgagttaacaattctcctctgctctctgtatcgcgcatggcggagttccgccacacacacaggtgagcacgctagagcggctcgggccgcattttcctgaccaaacctgaccccaaGCCCGGTGcggtttgtcagctgacaaagttattgttatggacagtgtgtagcctaaataacaaacagactgctgttacgcacagacaaacagctgctcgcacagcagcgcagcacggcactcatgctgaccttgtgttgcgttcaggcattgtcacgtaaataacaacttccagcacttaaataggtcatagcacaaaacagcagcatgtcaagtgacttttcacttttattatattcaataaaactgtatgttcctaaatcttgagacacctcatatgtaagctagacagacatttcacctgctcatactgtgcacacatgtactgtatgtacttagtcctaaagagcccttctggtgccagtagatacatagaaacatcccagcaggctgtgctttgcaagcatacaaaaaagtttcatgcatgtgaaaattatttttcatgcgtgtgcttcacctccgctgctacaactccatcctaggggaaacactgctgtgtgcattttgtgcaacaggtggatgtggtagtctactggtagagtagagagagagctaagtagcgttgaagtagagtagagcagggcagagagatggaagcaaaatatattaaacccggtgttaatacagcagaactggagagaggggtgaaaaataaatagaggtgggcattaGTGATGTTACAGCTGATACTGCAGTCCTGAGGCTTGTGTCAAGCAAAGGGGGCGTGTCCAAATGAAGCCTGTGTCGAAGCCCGTATCGTTTTTCAGGATATCACGTGACCAAAGACAAACGAGGCCCCGTTTCTCTGGAATCACGTGACTGCCTTGTTGTGTGATTTGAGTCGGGAAATACATGAAGTGTTTTGCGTGATCCGAGGTGATTCTGAATATTGTTAAGTGCAGAGAATTGAGTGACCCAGTCACACAAGCACTCTAACCttttgtggacacacacacacacacacacacacatatatatatgtatatatatgtgtgtgtgtgtatgcactttATTGATATACCACGTTCAGGATAGATTCATTTCATCTGGCTTTACAATACCTCATAGGGGGATTCTgacataatcatcatcattaagCATCATTATGTGTATGCCAGATCCACTGACATGTAGCCCACATGTAATATCACAGTAGGACCGCTGTACATCAAATGACCAGCAGATGTCAGTACTCCTAAATGAGCTGTTAAACGGGGCTTCGTGTGATCGGCCTTTTGGCGAAGCAATCCGCCTAAAGATTCGACACATTCACggggcttcatcacaccatcactagtgggcatggctcaagtagggcacaaaattatagacggagaatgattgacaaatttttcactttaagccctgacactgtcatttttgtgtaggaattaagctacaatacatgacatatgttgttttaattaataaatacaatgtgaataaagattacataacataaaaataactgcagtctttgttaattgatagccgcttaaattaaacaatttttatagggcaagtaaaaactgacttcgggcaagtagatctctgaccaacttgcccgaccaggcaagtgaaaaaaaaccttagcgttgaaccctgcagGTTAAGTCATCCCCTGCCTTCCAAACCATTTACATATCTTAAGTTTTGTCAGTGCCTTAGCAACTAAGTTCCACCCATGCtgttttaagatagaagtctgatacagattcttttgtactgaggctgctgcttgacaatattttgcacaatgtccagtatctttaaatatgaccacagtaagtattcatgattatttatttcagagagctgtattctggtcagagtGGAAAAGCCTCCGAGGTAGCATTTTACATGGGGTATCTACTCACAGACTCCACGAAATATGTGAACAACAATGAGCGTCGCGCACAATAatccatcattttatcctgtgtagtgtgtcatagtagatgacaactgAATCTGGGACGCCTCCTGATgtcccaacagaaagtctagcatatTTGATTTCTCTTTTTGGTCTCCTGTCACAGCTATCGCTTTGaccaataaaaacacaccactgctgctgtggacaACTGTATGGCAACAACAaccattaaaaaaggaaaaattatggcatgaaacagcagaggcactttagcaaCCCTGTGAGCATTGCCATTAGCATTAAGCcagcaaaaaatgttatttctttATAATAGAGAATAGGGACgggaattgataggattttatttatcaaTTCCATTATGGCTTCTGCTTATCGATCcgattctttatcgattcccctatcgattcctcctgtgaattTTCTGTGTAGAAAAAGTAGACTTTACAGGTGTGTCTGTTCTAAACAAGAGATAATGCTTGTCTAAGTAAACAAATATGAAATTGGTCCACCGCTATCATCtaaaatggaacaaatgaaagaatatttgtacagcatttgTCTTCATCTACATCAAATAATGTTACAGAATCTGTCACTGAATGCGTTGTGCTATCGTTAACATGGGACAGGACATACGTACTGTCACTGGCACTGTTCTGCTGAGACTTTGCTGCAGCTGCCATGCGACGACAAATGCTTCAGCATGTTGGTGGTAGGGCTGCCTGATATTGGGAAAAATTGCCCCCAGGGatatatattgcaatttatatatatatatatatattttttaaggaTGCATTAGTTTCCACCAGATGACTTCAGTAGCTCTACTTGGTGAGAATTAATCATTCTGGAACTATTGGGCGGATACTGCTTTGAATGCAACAGCATAAACTGTGCTGAAAAAAAGGCACTTGTTCAGTGAAACCACCATCTCTTTCAgcgtttcccctatatgcaatttctttttaaaaaaaaaaattcgtcttagctctttagaaactatGGTTATATTATTTGGCGCTACTATTTGGCGATCCAGGTCGGttcacacacttgtgagtaaagcatataagaggagaggagagggctccgtcttatctcttcataaactaaagttaCATTATTTTGCACGacagacgcttcatataataacataacattatACTATTTATCGTGTTATACGGTGAAACATTTCACCTTGTAacgtgatgacttatattgtttacacgacggcatgtcatgtcgcgcgcgcgcgcacacacacacacacacacacacacacacacacacacacacacacacagacacaggtgagcacactagagcacgaCTCTGGCCACATTTTCCCAAGTCCGAGACATCTATAACTGAGCCCGGCCTCAACCTGCAGGacggcactgtacacacagtctatggagtggagcctgtgttgcgttcaggcgttgtcacatatataacaaattccagcacttgaataggctgtttattctttattccacTAAATTAGACATCTTTGTTGGTCAGTCATTAAAACGGAAGTGAGTTTTACATGCATCACGAGGCAATTTAAACGTGCATGCTTAATTTAATTAAGGCAAGCCACATAATGTTAATATTGCACACGTGTGCAGCGCGATGGCGATGCTTAAAAGATATGTCATTCAGGCCTAGTTGGTGGTGTTTCCACCCTTGCATGTAATTACGGTGCTGCAAATTGCACGTCGCACTGTTAGTCTTTTTTGGTGAAGTGAAGCCTCGCTTTCCACcgcttctgtctctctgccattacgtcttctttgttgttgaacgtgCTGCTGACTGACGAGCGTGACGTGCGTCATCAACATAAAAATTCGGCGTGATGAaaagaatcgataagggaattgttaagcataaaggctaatgatgaCGATGAACTGAACCAGTTGGAACCGGTTCTTAACAGGAAccggttctcgattcccatccctaatgGAGAAGGATATTAAGgaataaaattcacaaatagTGGTGGGGCTCTTTTTTACCACAACTGTAGAGGATACCGGCTTCATTTATAACAAACTACATTAGAGCAGaactttatttgtcatttcctCTGTATATTTCAATTTTTGATCAGCTCCCATATACCCtgttaaatttaatatattgtgccatcatttcaaactcctTACTACCTGTATCCCTTTaagattaaaagccccttatcaTATTGGTTAAAAGaaactagggatgggcatcagttttcgattatcgatgattgattgttaaggattttgatcgatcacaaataattttgcttgaCAGTCgtagtgtttcccctacaatgcTACAGGCCCTGCCAGCCGCCATGTCTAGGAGACCCCCCGCTGGACgtatgccaggcaaaaaatcataaacagacggaggctctcatGGGTCTCCAAAGCCTCGGCagcttcccttgaggcctctgaaaacactacccccattgaaagacggaggtttCGCTGAAAACTTAAGCCTGTAAGTCCTGGCTGGCAACAGTTGCaaacacccaggggtgaactgcGCACACGTGCCACTCTTCCTCTTTGACAGCGAGAGGGCCTGGGGGGGGTGAAGCTCAAAACTGTGGCAGCTGCGCTGAACCCGGCATTAGGTATGCAAAGGCATCTtgtgggccggattggaccctttggcgggctACTTCTGGCCCCTGGGCTtcatgtttgacacccctgcctcAGAGTGTCCTGTGGAATATGGGTGAATGATACTGTTGGTAACTGAGGTTACTGCTGCTCCTACAACTTATTAATACTTAACTGTTTTTTAACTGATGCTTCTTCTACAATGACTCACTCTGCTGATTCTACATTCTGAAACACcttgatgtatttattttaattttttcgtACCGTTCAGATTTTTTGCACAAAACGTGACACCTGCAAGTGATCAAATTGTGTATTTGAACATAATTTGTGCTAACGTTAGTGTTTAGTCACTTACCTTGGGTGTCGAGTATCCACTTTCTGATGCTTCTTCAGGAATATTTTCATTCGCCACATTGGGCAATTTAAACTGTGATATGTCATACTCTTTACATCTCCTTAAAAAATCCATAAAGTAAACCCGGGCTGTTTGGACTATCTCCAGTCGTTTGTTTTGGCCGGTCTGCTTCATGGTCAGGGCTCCTaacagagcaggcagcagcaggtACTTCAGGTCCGCCGTGGCgatctcctccagctcctcattGCGGCTGAACAGATCGAGCTGAGCCACCATTCCAGACGCTTCTTCTAACATTTTGATACCGCGTTTAACTCTCACCTGGATACTGGTAGAGCCGAGCGGTTCGTTTGTACTGTCTACATCTTCAAATATTTTCCACCCACGATCAAGCAAGTCACATAATTTCGGAGGTCCTGCGTCTGACACATcgtttgtgttttcacattccgCCATCTTGTCATATGTTCCgggttcttcttcttcgtcaTCTGTTTATGGCGGCACACTGCTTCAAGTGATATTACTGCCCACCATAGATCAAACACTGAAACATCACGCgaaggtccttttttttttcaaaccataCAATACGTTAAGTGTACTTCATGTACTTGCtacattaaaaatgaaagaaagaggaCGCGATGAACACTTTAAGGCAGTAAAGGCACTTTAATATTAGAAATAGTCACTGCAGATCAAATATTCTCTCCTGGTACAAACTTataaagcaaacaaaaacatttaaagcactttgatttacacaacagaaaaatgtacaCTTCTGGTGAAGCATCCTAACGCTTAAGTTTGCATATTTTTCATACTGAAAAATCCCATGTTGCTCTGAGGTTAAGGCCACCCTTACTTCTTAATACAGAACAAAATCTTGTTTTAATAACAGGAAGTGTAAATAGGCCTTCATTTGGACCCTGTTAACATGTTACTCTGTTAGACCCTACAATGACCATCACTGAGTGGGAGTACTGATGAATAACTGAACTGGTTCCATTAATTGCCCTAAGATTTATTAGGGTCACTTTAAAATGAATCACTGAAATATtctgttattcattcattattcagTTCATTAGGCATGTCATCAGAGCCCCAAGTGGCTCAGCAGTGTAAAGGCACATAGCTAATAGAGTAGCAGAGTGGGTGAAGCTGCAGGTTCTGCAAGAATTTCAACAAGTTGTGAGAGAGTAATTATATGCACATCACATAGATGCAAGGCTATCAAAAAACAGCATACATGAAGGAAAAAGTTTGCTCACGACAATGTTTTGATCCTACTTGGATCTCCATAAAGTCAGATTGAAATGTTGTCATGGGTAACTTTTGTGGCATGGATTAAGTATTCAGGTGTTACTTTTTTCTGCAAGGATTtttcccagaaaaaaaaatctgcatttcaaacctttttttttttttaatgataattaatCAGCACAGAAACAAAGGACTGCTTGATAATATGACATTTATATGGCTATGTTAAGACCATTGGTTAATAGTATTTCTACTCTGTAGAAAGTGGCCATTGCTATTTGAAGAGTGCCAGAGAGGAGCACAAAGATCAACTACAGAAATCTTAACAGTGAACACTGTCGTTGTAAACCGGAATGGTCAAGGCTGGATCACAAACCTGGCAAAGCAGCAAGTGCTCCAATATTTGCAGACTGTTTCTATGCTGTGTAATGTGCTGCAGCTGAGCAACTAATTAACTATCTAGCCATCAAACAGGACATTCCCCCAAATTAATATTTGTTTGGTGACATGTTCCACAAGCCGAGATAAATTAGATTAGAGAGAGAATTTAGCAGGAGAGCTGACGTGGTTGTTGTGTTGTGCAACAAGCTACTGACTGGCATACTGATAGCACCCTGACATTACTGCTCTCCAAAAAATATAGTTTAAAATTAGGCAATTTGATCGGCTGGATGGAAACAAGTGTTCCATCTACATACGCAGAAAGGTAACTGTACTGTGTAAGATTCCTACAAAAATGGCAGGGCCATCATGaaaccaaaacattcaaaagtaCATTTCTtcccattgttttttttaattacttcatcTCAAAGgaggacacaggacaggtggTTTACAGAGCAGAAATGTATGCAGTTGGATTTGACACATTCACTTGTATAAAATTTGATGCCAGTATGTTTCATTCTTCTGAattgttttaaatcaaattacCACAGAGCACATTTTGGTTCACACTGCACAGACTGTAAAGAGCAATGAAGGATAAAGAGCAGCTCGCTTTTCACAGTGACTCCAACTATGCACACAATAGTTGCTTAATTCATGAATCATAATGTGAAGTGGATTTACCCGCTTTGTGATCTGAAATGCTTTACAGCTTCTTGGCATTTTTATATTCGCTTTGATTCTAAGCTGTTTTGATTTGTGTTAGTGCTTGCAAGAGAAAAATTAAACCATGTCCCATTTTATTACTCAGCTGTATCGCATTGTAATTAGGAAAGGAACTGATACCCAACTATATACTTAGAAGGGGTCCTAAAAAGCCTCTTTAATTGGTATATTTGACTAATTAATGGCATACCTAGTTATGTagtcagaaaacaacaacacagcttagctgaagatgaaaaaagttaaaatgtttcCTTCCATGTGGTTGTATAATCCCAGGAAATACATATTTAATTGGAACCCTGCAATCAATAATTGCTTCTTAACTCTCACCCTTACTTCTAGGGGCACTTTATAAATCTGTTGATGATGTTAATGTTAATCTTGATAACCTTGAATAAATGAGTGACTACTTGGTGTGTGTATTACCAGAGAAAACTGTCCCAATGTTCCCTATATTTAGTACCAAAACGTTTTTCTTGACATTGTTGACATGGCCCGTATAACATGTTAGCGAAGCAACTTATTCCCAGAACCCATAGAATGCCTGAAATAACTGCTCCCACTTTGCTACTCCATATGAAGCATACTCTGGTTGttgagccacacacacaaacacaacagagtcCATGgcctgtttaaaaaaagaaagagacaaactGAGATATGTGTCCAGGAGGCACTGGACTGCAAAACAATTCCAAAGTTCTGATCTAAAAAACACCTTTTGGCACAAGACAAAATGCATACTGGTGATGGTTCTGTTGTTGGCAAATTAATTGCTAGCCGAGTCTTTGTAAAGGCACagtatgtatttatgtgtgctgacacacacacacacttttggcTCAACAGATTAGAAGACAAACCATGGCATAGCACACAGAAAAGTGGCATTGCCATGCCAAGCAGCACCCTGTTTGTTGACAGCACTTTGAAGAAGTTGGTGTGATGCTGGAGGATGCTGATCAGCTCTAACTCATCAGGAAGCTACAACAGGGACGAGAAATTTTAACCAACAGAACACAAGACATCAGCTCAGCCAGTGGCAGCAGGTAAAACAGTGATAAATGTGTCTCTTTGACTCTACCTGTATGGGTACCCGTGGTACTTTGCTCTGAAGATGGACAGCAGCCAGCTGAAGAACAGCATCACCAGACCAATACCTGCTACACACATgactgacacagacagacagacacacagacagttttgCTGTAAAGTATATATGTGTTCTTGTGTGGATGAATCGATGTGTGTGCTTGTCCATTCATATTCAGCAAGGACATCATCAGCAAATAATTCTAACTACTTTGAAATTTCAACATCAgtaataaaatatcagaaatcCCCACAAAGCTGAAACATATACAGGTCTATTTCCAAGTAACCCAAACATTCTCATAATAGCTAGATTTACCAAAAGCTCctccaaggaaaaaaaaagccacatcaGGTTCACTGTAACTTTGGAACCCATACTTCCCCTTTAacatccagtgtgtaggatttagtggcatctagctgtgaggttgcagaaGTGAAATATCCTGTGTGCTAGCATAGGAGACCTACGGTTGCCTACATGACAACACAGAGCTAACACATGTCCCCAGGCTTTATTTTATCTAATTATGGAAATATAACATGTGACAACATGTGGCTTATATGAATACTTCACCCGCATTAATTAGTCAGGTCCTAAGGGGTTGACTGTTGGAACTGTAACTGTTTTGTTCAAAAATGCTGATCAATTCAATAtctaaccaaatgtctccccttctgttacTATGTTaggatgttgagtaatggccagaaaagtgtttttgcagaacgtTACTATGTcatagtgaagttgacctttgaccttttggatattgaatgtcatcacttcatcattttatcctataaGCAGTTGTCATAAGTAGTgtataaattcttgagttatggccaaaaacatgtcttgtgaggtcacagtgacctttgaccaccaaattcgtatcagttcattcttgagtcctaGAGGACATGTGTGCT encodes the following:
- the igbp1 gene encoding immunoglobulin-binding protein 1, with the protein product MAECENTNDVSDAGPPKLCDLLDRGWKIFEDVDSTNEPLGSTSIQVRVKRGIKMLEEASGMVAQLDLFSRNEELEEIATADLKYLLLPALLGALTMKQTGQNKRLEIVQTARVYFMDFLRRCKEYDISQFKLPNVANENIPEEASESGYSTPKTVPCPSDLVSMAAQRQAKIERYRQKKELEAKLSDVRRAVDSGQADDEVTRDFYLLNVRRWVTVCLEEIESIDQEVEILKRMDGLKGAVKQPAQPARPPMKPFILTKDALQAQVFGAGYPSLPTMTVDDWYDQHRKHGVLPDQGIPRTVPVEDTDAKEREEEEKEKRAENDDEESLLKARNWDDWKDTHRRGYGNRQNMG